One Nocardia iowensis DNA window includes the following coding sequences:
- a CDS encoding cytochrome P450 — protein MTLVTPQRVSGGQQEHGHLEEFRSDPIGLMRRVRAECGDVGSFELAGRQVILLSGAEANEFFFRSGDEDLDQAAAYPFMKPIFGEGVVFDAPPERRKEMLHNQALRAEQMRGHAATIGREVDRMLARWGDAGEIDLLDFFAELTIYTSSACLIGVKFRDELDERFARLYHDLERGTDALAYVDPYAPIESFRRRDAARAELVELVQGIMDTRAANPPAGKDDRDMLDVLVSIKDEHGTPRFSASEITGMFISMMFAGHHTTSGTAAWTVIELLRHPDQLRQVVDELDELYADGSDISFGALRQIPNLEAVIKETLRLHPPLIVLMRVARGDFEVCGHRIAPGELVAATPAVSNRIADDFPNPDLFDPGRYLDPKQEDIVNRWTWIPFGAGRHRCVGAAFALMQLKAIFSILLRDWEFEMAQPSESYRNDHSKMVVQLLQPCTVRYRKRRR, from the coding sequence ATGACTCTGGTTACGCCACAACGCGTTTCGGGCGGACAGCAGGAGCACGGGCATCTCGAAGAGTTTCGGAGTGATCCGATCGGATTGATGCGCCGGGTACGGGCGGAGTGCGGGGACGTCGGATCGTTCGAGCTGGCCGGGCGCCAGGTGATCCTGCTGTCCGGCGCCGAGGCGAACGAGTTCTTCTTCCGGTCCGGCGACGAGGATCTGGATCAGGCGGCCGCGTATCCGTTCATGAAGCCGATCTTCGGGGAGGGCGTGGTCTTCGACGCGCCGCCGGAGCGGCGCAAGGAGATGCTGCACAATCAAGCGTTGCGCGCCGAGCAGATGCGCGGGCATGCCGCCACGATCGGCCGCGAGGTGGATCGGATGCTGGCGCGCTGGGGCGACGCGGGCGAGATCGACCTGCTCGACTTCTTCGCCGAGCTGACCATCTACACCTCGTCCGCCTGCCTCATCGGCGTCAAGTTCCGCGACGAACTCGACGAGCGCTTCGCCAGGCTCTACCACGACCTGGAGCGTGGAACCGATGCGCTGGCCTACGTAGACCCCTACGCCCCCATCGAGAGCTTCCGCCGCCGGGACGCCGCGCGGGCGGAACTGGTCGAGCTGGTCCAGGGCATCATGGACACCCGCGCCGCGAATCCCCCCGCGGGCAAGGACGACCGGGACATGCTCGACGTCCTCGTTTCGATCAAAGACGAGCACGGAACACCGCGATTCAGTGCCAGCGAGATCACCGGAATGTTCATCTCGATGATGTTCGCGGGGCATCACACCACCTCGGGTACCGCGGCGTGGACCGTCATCGAACTACTCCGCCACCCCGACCAGCTGCGGCAGGTTGTCGATGAACTCGACGAGCTGTACGCCGACGGTTCCGACATCAGTTTCGGCGCGCTCCGCCAGATCCCGAACCTCGAAGCCGTCATCAAGGAGACGCTGCGCCTGCATCCGCCGCTGATCGTGCTGATGCGGGTCGCGCGCGGTGATTTCGAGGTGTGCGGGCATCGCATCGCGCCGGGCGAGCTGGTGGCCGCCACACCTGCCGTTTCCAACCGCATCGCGGACGACTTTCCGAATCCGGACCTGTTCGATCCGGGCCGCTACTTGGACCCGAAGCAGGAGGACATCGTCAATCGGTGGACCTGGATCCCGTTCGGGGCCGGTCGGCATCGCTGCGTCGGTGCGGCGTTCGCGCTGATGCAGTTGAAGGCGATCTTCTCGATCCTGCTCCGGGACTGGGAGTTCGAGATGGCGCAGCCGTCGGAGAGTTACCGCAACGACCACAGCAAGATGGTTGTGCAGCTGCTGCAACCATGCACGGTGCGCTACCGAAAGCGGCGGCGCTGA
- a CDS encoding MCE family protein, producing MSGQYYDTGDRARWSLWSAVRLKLAAAAMVVTLVAIVVAALSMFAGRYGATATVTVDAPRSGLVLDPAAKVKLRGVEIGRVASVRRAADRVLLGLELDPEALKLVPANVRVDIRSTTIFGAKYVNLVVPQLPSAEPLREGATVSAAAVTVEFNTLFEHLTQILAKVAPERLNATLTALGTALQGRGERLGDLLARADAYLKDLNPSLPALHRDTIATAEVSGLYADTLEDLLRTTANVTSTSTTIADRESEVDALLVNVIGLADTTSAVLTENEQSASAALDLLRPTTGLLNAYEPALNCLIRGLAQALPAAESFVGGVQPGAVFFAGFMTGGEPYTYPDDLPKVNATGGPHCGGILDRIPGSHAPYIVTDTGERTPYAPSTAVVVNGPKIFQLLFAGLPGVTPP from the coding sequence GTGTCTGGACAGTACTACGACACGGGTGACCGGGCAAGATGGTCGCTGTGGTCGGCGGTGCGATTGAAGCTGGCCGCGGCGGCGATGGTGGTCACGCTGGTCGCGATAGTCGTTGCGGCCCTTTCGATGTTCGCGGGCCGTTACGGTGCGACGGCCACCGTCACCGTGGACGCGCCGCGCAGTGGGCTGGTGCTCGACCCCGCCGCGAAGGTGAAGCTGCGTGGGGTGGAGATCGGGCGGGTGGCGTCGGTGCGCCGGGCGGCCGACCGGGTGTTGCTGGGGCTGGAGCTCGATCCCGAAGCGCTGAAGCTCGTTCCGGCGAACGTGCGCGTTGATATCCGCTCCACCACGATATTCGGCGCGAAGTACGTGAATTTGGTTGTCCCGCAGCTGCCGTCAGCCGAACCGCTGCGTGAGGGCGCGACGGTGTCCGCGGCGGCGGTGACGGTCGAATTCAACACGCTGTTCGAACATCTCACGCAAATCCTGGCGAAGGTGGCACCGGAACGGCTCAATGCCACCCTCACCGCCCTCGGAACCGCGCTCCAGGGCCGCGGCGAAAGACTCGGTGACCTGCTGGCGCGCGCCGACGCCTATCTGAAGGACCTCAACCCGAGCCTGCCCGCCCTGCACCGCGACACGATCGCTACAGCCGAGGTCAGCGGGCTGTATGCAGATACCCTCGAAGATCTGTTGCGTACCACGGCGAATGTCACGTCGACGAGCACGACGATCGCCGACCGGGAGTCCGAGGTGGACGCGTTGCTGGTGAACGTCATCGGACTCGCCGACACCACCTCGGCCGTGCTCACCGAAAACGAACAGTCCGCCAGCGCGGCCCTCGACCTGCTCCGTCCTACCACCGGCCTGCTGAATGCGTATGAGCCCGCACTGAATTGCCTGATCCGCGGTCTCGCCCAGGCATTGCCCGCGGCCGAATCCTTCGTCGGCGGTGTGCAACCGGGCGCGGTCTTCTTTGCCGGTTTCATGACCGGCGGGGAACCGTACACCTATCCCGACGACCTGCCGAAGGTCAATGCCACCGGTGGCCCGCACTGCGGCGGCATACTTGATCGCATACCCGGCAGCCACGCCCCGTACATCGTCACCGACACCGGCGAGCGGACCCCCTACGCGCCGTCCACCGCGGTGGTAGTCAACGGGCCCAAGATATTCCAGCTGCTGTTCGCCGGGCTTCCTGGCGTGACGCCCCCGTAA
- a CDS encoding LLM class flavin-dependent oxidoreductase, whose protein sequence is MGVFALGIELDGEGFHPDAWRRATHAPDRLLTGETLRTRVAAAENAGCTLATFADSILPPDAVAGRIDAVTRASFVAAATSTIGLVPTVETTYAEPFHTSSQIATLDYASRGRAGWIAERIDDPRAAAAWGRPRITGEDELAREYRDSIEVTRRLWDSWEDDAVIRDHPNGRFLDRNKLHYIDFRGATFSVKGPAIVPRPPQGQPVVLGADGDVDVRLVAADSVAAAIESAEQARSAGTPLAFAEIDVTLDTPGATAVERFGVAPSNSPARLAFSGSAAALVDLLTHLSAHLDGVRLHPAVIDEDLPVLTREVLPALLRTGVTHRPVPGSTLRANLGLARPANRYAAAH, encoded by the coding sequence ATGGGCGTTTTCGCGCTCGGTATCGAACTCGACGGCGAAGGCTTCCACCCCGACGCGTGGCGACGCGCCACGCATGCGCCGGATCGTCTGCTGACCGGCGAGACCCTGCGCACCCGCGTCGCCGCGGCCGAGAACGCGGGCTGCACGCTCGCCACCTTCGCCGATTCCATCCTGCCACCCGACGCCGTCGCGGGCCGCATCGATGCGGTGACGCGGGCCTCGTTCGTCGCGGCGGCCACCAGCACCATCGGCTTGGTCCCGACGGTCGAAACCACTTACGCCGAACCGTTTCACACCTCCTCGCAGATCGCGACGCTCGACTATGCGTCACGCGGCCGGGCCGGATGGATCGCCGAACGCATCGATGACCCGCGCGCTGCCGCCGCCTGGGGCCGCCCGCGGATCACCGGCGAGGACGAACTCGCCAGGGAATACCGCGATTCCATCGAGGTGACGCGTCGCCTGTGGGACTCGTGGGAAGACGACGCGGTAATCCGCGACCACCCCAACGGGCGCTTCCTGGACCGGAACAAACTGCACTACATCGACTTTCGCGGGGCGACGTTCTCGGTGAAAGGCCCGGCGATCGTGCCACGCCCGCCGCAGGGGCAACCGGTGGTATTGGGTGCCGACGGTGACGTCGACGTCCGGCTCGTCGCGGCCGATTCGGTCGCCGCCGCGATCGAATCGGCGGAGCAGGCCCGATCAGCGGGTACGCCGCTGGCCTTCGCCGAAATCGACGTCACCCTGGATACGCCCGGCGCGACCGCCGTCGAACGGTTCGGTGTCGCGCCCTCGAATTCTCCCGCCCGGCTGGCTTTTTCCGGATCGGCGGCCGCTCTCGTCGATCTGCTGACCCACCTCAGCGCCCACCTCGACGGCGTGCGCCTGCACCCGGCGGTCATCGATGAAGACCTGCCGGTACTGACCCGCGAGGTGCTGCCCGCGCTGCTGCGTACCGGCGTCACGCACCGTCCGGTGCCCGGCTCGACGCTGCGCGCGAACCTCGGGCTGGCCCGTCCCGCCAATCGCTATGCCGCGGCGCACTGA
- a CDS encoding cytochrome P450 gives MATPSLPAGFDFTDPALWETRRPVEEFAMLRRTAPVWWNPQPDDHSGGFRDGGYWVVSKLADVKEISRNAELFSSERKGSIIRLSDDITPEQQAASSVLLVNMDPPKHSKFRRIITKGFTPRAVEGLRAALTERAHAIVHEAKKAGGGNFVEQVACELPLQAIAELIGVPQADRRKLFDWSNQMLSYDDPDYGDPALASTEILGYAWNMAEQRRGHPAGDIVSELVHADVDGESLGSDEFGFFVILLSVAGNETTRNAITHGMKAFVDNPEQWELYKAQRPRTAPDEIVRWATPVSAFQRTATADTELGGQVIRQGQRLGLFYGSANFDEDAFTDPFTFDVLRDPNPHVGFGGTGAHYCVGANLARLEIDLMFNAIADAMPKITEVADPVRLRSGWINGIKNWQVRYE, from the coding sequence GTGGCGACACCGTCGTTGCCGGCCGGATTCGACTTCACCGATCCGGCGCTGTGGGAGACACGAAGGCCCGTCGAGGAATTCGCGATGCTGCGCCGGACCGCTCCGGTGTGGTGGAATCCGCAGCCCGATGATCACTCGGGTGGATTCCGCGACGGCGGCTACTGGGTGGTCAGCAAGCTCGCTGACGTGAAGGAGATTTCGCGCAATGCGGAGCTGTTCTCGTCCGAGCGCAAAGGCTCGATCATTCGGCTGTCCGATGACATCACCCCCGAGCAGCAGGCGGCGTCGAGTGTGCTGCTGGTGAATATGGATCCGCCGAAACATTCCAAGTTTCGCAGGATCATCACGAAAGGCTTCACGCCGCGCGCGGTGGAGGGACTGCGCGCCGCATTGACCGAACGAGCGCATGCCATTGTGCACGAGGCGAAAAAAGCGGGCGGTGGAAACTTTGTCGAGCAGGTCGCCTGTGAGCTGCCGTTGCAGGCGATCGCCGAGCTGATCGGCGTGCCGCAGGCGGATCGGCGAAAGCTGTTCGATTGGTCGAACCAGATGCTCAGCTACGACGACCCGGATTACGGCGATCCCGCGCTCGCCTCGACCGAAATCCTCGGCTATGCCTGGAACATGGCCGAGCAGCGGCGCGGCCATCCGGCGGGGGATATCGTGTCGGAACTCGTGCACGCCGACGTCGACGGTGAGTCGCTGGGCTCCGACGAATTCGGCTTCTTCGTCATCCTGCTTTCGGTGGCGGGCAATGAAACGACACGCAATGCCATTACGCACGGCATGAAGGCATTCGTGGACAATCCGGAGCAGTGGGAGCTGTACAAGGCGCAGCGGCCGCGCACCGCGCCGGACGAGATCGTCCGTTGGGCCACGCCGGTGTCCGCGTTCCAGCGCACGGCTACCGCGGACACCGAGCTCGGCGGCCAAGTGATCCGGCAGGGCCAGCGGCTCGGGCTGTTCTACGGCTCGGCCAACTTCGACGAGGACGCGTTCACCGATCCGTTCACCTTCGATGTGCTGCGCGACCCCAATCCGCATGTCGGTTTCGGCGGCACCGGCGCGCACTACTGCGTCGGCGCGAACCTGGCCCGGTTGGAAATCGACCTCATGTTCAACGCCATCGCCGACGCCATGCCCAAGATCACCGAAGTGGCCGATCCGGTACGGTTGCGGTCGGGGTGGATCAACGGAATCAAGAATTGGCAGGTCCGATACGAATGA
- a CDS encoding NtaA/DmoA family FMN-dependent monooxygenase (This protein belongs to a clade of FMN-dependent monooxygenases, within a broader family of flavin-dependent oxidoreductases, the luciferase-like monooxygenase (LMM) family, some of whose members use coenzyme F420 rather than FMN.) → MTVPPRPDAQLHFGVFFQGVNHTTIWSDPASGSQIDFETFRRVAQTAERGLFDAFFLGEGLRLREQDGKILELDIAGRPDAIAQLAALAGVTRHIGLVATQNTTYNEPADLARRLSGLDLISGGRAGWNAVTTDNAWTGENFRRGGYLEHAQRYERAGEFLDIARAIWDSWRDGAIAASQQSASWASEDAIRPVERSSDHFQVTITPTLPRSPQGHPVIFQAGDSPTGRDFAATHAEVIFSRHGTHFDEALAFADDIRARLRAAGRPDDDIKILPGTQIVLAEKESEVEEKVRWVKDGQYTGQTALSLAGQVWGRDLSHLDPDGPLPTEDPEHRAISETRGAPRHGQDPHAIAREWRARAEAENLSLREVVIATTERSGFAGTPAQVADELARWVRHGAVDGFNVSPYLVPTGLDEIVDWLIPELQERGVYRTEYTGTTLRHHLALPEPLTHRS, encoded by the coding sequence ATGACAGTCCCGCCACGTCCGGACGCCCAGCTCCATTTCGGTGTGTTCTTCCAGGGCGTCAACCACACCACCATCTGGTCCGATCCGGCCAGCGGCTCGCAGATCGACTTCGAGACCTTCCGGCGCGTCGCGCAGACCGCCGAGCGCGGCTTGTTCGACGCGTTCTTCCTCGGCGAGGGGCTGCGGCTGCGCGAGCAGGACGGCAAGATCCTCGAATTGGACATCGCGGGCAGGCCGGACGCGATCGCCCAGTTGGCCGCACTGGCCGGTGTCACCCGGCACATCGGCCTGGTCGCCACCCAGAACACCACCTACAACGAGCCCGCCGATCTGGCGCGCCGCTTGAGTGGCCTCGACCTGATCTCCGGCGGCCGCGCCGGATGGAATGCCGTCACTACCGATAACGCCTGGACCGGCGAAAACTTCCGTCGCGGTGGCTATCTGGAGCACGCGCAGCGCTACGAGCGAGCCGGGGAGTTCCTCGACATCGCCCGCGCCATCTGGGATTCGTGGCGCGACGGGGCCATCGCCGCCTCCCAGCAGAGCGCGTCCTGGGCAAGCGAGGACGCCATCCGTCCGGTCGAAAGATCCAGTGACCACTTCCAGGTCACGATCACACCCACGCTGCCGCGCAGCCCTCAGGGCCACCCCGTCATCTTCCAAGCCGGTGACTCCCCCACCGGCCGCGACTTCGCCGCCACCCACGCCGAGGTCATCTTCTCCAGGCACGGAACACATTTCGACGAAGCACTCGCCTTCGCCGATGACATCCGGGCCCGGCTCCGCGCTGCGGGGCGTCCCGACGACGACATCAAGATCCTCCCCGGCACTCAGATCGTATTGGCGGAGAAGGAATCCGAAGTCGAAGAGAAGGTCCGCTGGGTCAAGGACGGCCAGTACACCGGCCAAACCGCCTTGTCCCTGGCCGGGCAGGTCTGGGGCCGCGACCTCTCCCACCTGGACCCCGACGGCCCGCTTCCCACCGAAGATCCCGAACACCGCGCCATCTCCGAAACCCGCGGCGCGCCCCGTCACGGCCAAGACCCGCACGCCATCGCCCGCGAATGGCGAGCCCGCGCCGAAGCCGAAAACCTCTCCCTCCGTGAAGTGGTCATCGCCACCACCGAACGTTCGGGCTTCGCGGGCACTCCCGCCCAGGTAGCCGACGAACTCGCCCGCTGGGTCCGCCACGGCGCCGTCGACGGCTTCAACGTCTCCCCCTACCTCGTGCCCACCGGGCTGGACGAAATAGTCGACTGGCTGATCCCCGAGCTCCAGGAACGAGGCGTCTACCGCACCGAATACACCGGCACCACCCTCCGCCACCACCTAGCCCTCCCCGAACCCCTCACCCACCGCAGCTGA
- a CDS encoding glutathione peroxidase yields the protein MNLRDVPLQTLSGEPATLAKLAGDNVVLLVNVASKCGLTPQYAGLVELQKSYGPRGLSVVGVPCNQFMGQEPGSAEEIQQFCSTTYGVDFPLLAKTDVNGENQHPLYATLVETADADGAAGDVQWNFEKFLIDRDGKVAGRFRPTVAPDAPELVAAVESLL from the coding sequence ATGAATCTTCGAGACGTACCGCTACAGACACTGAGCGGGGAACCCGCGACGCTGGCGAAGTTGGCAGGCGACAACGTGGTGCTGCTGGTCAACGTCGCATCGAAATGCGGGCTCACGCCGCAATACGCCGGTCTGGTCGAGTTGCAGAAGTCCTACGGACCGCGCGGACTCAGCGTGGTCGGGGTGCCGTGCAACCAGTTCATGGGGCAGGAACCCGGCTCGGCCGAGGAGATCCAGCAGTTCTGTTCGACCACCTACGGCGTCGACTTCCCGCTGCTGGCGAAGACCGACGTCAACGGCGAAAACCAGCATCCGCTGTATGCGACGCTGGTCGAGACGGCCGACGCCGACGGTGCGGCAGGGGATGTTCAGTGGAACTTCGAGAAGTTCCTGATCGACCGGGACGGTAAGGTCGCCGGACGATTCCGGCCGACCGTCGCACCGGACGCGCCCGAGCTCGTCGCCGCGGTGGAATCGCTGCTCTGA
- a CDS encoding MFS transporter encodes MTQILSPDPATASPVVAPPAAPPAAYGARRTLAILTVILTGQFMAVLDSSIVNVAIPSIRDSLHTSGAALQLIVAGYVIAYAVLLVTGARLGDRFTQRRMFIAGLALFTAASLACGLAWNETALIVFRFAQGVGAAAMVPQIMTLIQRNFTGHARAKALSVYSAIISGGMVAGQVLGGLIVSADLWGSGWRGVFLVNVPIGVVLLVLAPRILPTATQRFDRNLDLSGLTMLTAAVLALVLPLVLGPELDWPVWSWISLGACVIGFAVFVGIERSVAARGGEPLFSHRVLAAPGLLLAAATLFVIMATFGGWMFVMAIHLQSTLGYSALHAGLLFIPMGVTFALASLNWERIPNRLHTSMIPLGLVLAAASMVAIGALLRNGADVGELVLVLLAICGMGNGLAFSPLMTRTLAKVPMNLAADASGILVTNVQLGIVVGIASFGTLFLGLAGSTTLSAAHALGGTAIAEGVTVLLAAGLSARAAR; translated from the coding sequence ATGACCCAGATCTTGTCGCCGGACCCGGCCACCGCATCGCCGGTTGTCGCGCCCCCGGCAGCTCCACCGGCCGCGTACGGTGCGCGGCGCACCCTGGCCATCCTCACGGTGATCCTCACCGGCCAGTTCATGGCGGTGCTCGACTCCTCCATCGTCAATGTCGCGATTCCGTCGATTCGCGATTCCCTGCACACCTCCGGCGCTGCCTTGCAGCTGATCGTGGCCGGTTACGTGATCGCCTACGCCGTGCTGCTGGTGACCGGCGCACGGCTCGGCGACCGATTCACTCAGCGGCGGATGTTCATCGCCGGATTGGCCCTGTTCACGGCCGCGTCGCTGGCCTGCGGGCTGGCCTGGAACGAGACCGCACTCATCGTGTTCCGGTTCGCCCAGGGCGTCGGAGCGGCGGCAATGGTGCCGCAGATCATGACGCTCATTCAGCGAAACTTCACCGGTCATGCGCGGGCCAAGGCGCTCAGCGTGTACTCGGCGATCATCTCCGGCGGCATGGTCGCCGGGCAGGTGCTCGGCGGGCTGATCGTCAGCGCCGATCTGTGGGGCAGCGGCTGGCGCGGGGTGTTCCTGGTCAATGTGCCGATCGGCGTGGTGCTGCTGGTGCTCGCGCCGCGAATTCTGCCCACGGCGACCCAGCGCTTCGATCGCAACCTCGACCTGTCGGGGCTCACCATGCTGACGGCGGCGGTACTGGCATTGGTACTCCCGTTGGTGCTCGGCCCGGAATTGGATTGGCCGGTCTGGTCGTGGATTTCGTTGGGCGCCTGTGTGATCGGCTTCGCGGTGTTTGTCGGGATCGAGCGGTCGGTCGCGGCGCGTGGTGGTGAACCGCTCTTCTCGCACCGGGTGCTGGCCGCGCCGGGACTGCTGCTCGCCGCCGCGACGCTGTTCGTGATCATGGCGACCTTCGGCGGGTGGATGTTCGTGATGGCCATCCATCTGCAGAGCACTCTCGGTTACAGCGCATTGCATGCCGGTCTGCTGTTCATTCCGATGGGCGTGACGTTCGCGCTCGCCAGCCTGAACTGGGAGCGCATCCCGAATCGCTTGCACACCAGCATGATTCCGCTCGGTCTGGTGCTGGCCGCGGCGAGCATGGTCGCCATCGGCGCGCTGCTGCGCAACGGTGCGGACGTCGGGGAGCTCGTGCTGGTACTGCTGGCGATCTGCGGTATGGGCAACGGGCTGGCGTTCAGTCCGCTGATGACGCGGACGCTGGCCAAGGTGCCGATGAACCTGGCCGCGGACGCCAGCGGAATCCTGGTGACCAATGTGCAGCTCGGCATCGTGGTCGGTATCGCCTCCTTCGGCACGCTGTTCCTCGGGCTGGCCGGTAGCACGACGCTGTCCGCGGCGCACGCACTCGGCGGCACGGCCATCGCGGAAGGAGTGACGGTGCTGCTCGCAGCGGGTCTTTCGGCCCGCGCCGCGCGGTAG